CAGGGACTCGTCGTCTGTGAGCATCCGGTCGACATCCAGGTCGAGGGTGGTGCCGAGCCCTCGCAGATAGTGATCCATGTTCCGGGCGGCATCCGTGTTCCCGATGAAGTCGCCGGCGTTCGCCATGCCTTCGGCCTGGAGCTGGATCCAGTAGTCGTGCATGCCGGGGTCCTCGACGTCGTACGGTCCTGCTCCGTCGTCCGACGCCCCGCGCTTGACAGTGGGAGTCAGCAGACCGGCGGACAACAGGTCGTCCTTGTGTCCGGCCCACAACTGCGCCCTGGCCTCTGGGCTCAGGGACTCCCAGAGCCGTCGGAGCTCCGCGCGCTGCTTGGCATCGGCGTCATCGCCCAGCTCGGCAAGCTTCTCCGCGCGCGGCATCATGTCCTCGTCGAGCGAGGTGTACGTGGCGTGGCCCGCGTTGAAGGCGTCGATGCCGTGGCTCTTCTGCAACGCGCGGACCAGCGCGGCGTCGACCTCCGAGGCGTGCGCGACGAGGCCGGTGATGGTGTCGGCGTACCACTGCATGATGTCGATCTTCTTCTGGCCGCCCGGCTTCTCGTCGACCTTGCACACGGCCTCCATCACCTTGACCGTGCCGTTCTTCTCGTCGATGACGATGAACTCTTCCTTGCGCGCCGCCTCGGTCAGGCGCTTGGCACGGTTCTGCAGCGACTCCAGTTCACCGTGGGCGTCCTCGATGACGCTCCAGATGCTCTTGGCCTCCGCGTGCAGGTCCGAGATCTCCTTCGTGGTCTTGTCCACGAACTCCCGGGTCACGTCGGCGTTGAGGCCGGCCCAGTGCGCCTTGTCCGACGTGGCCTTGAGCCCGTCGCGGGCGTCACCGGAGAGGGTCTGGAGGTGGTCCGTCGCCTGCTTCCAGTCGGTCACCGCGGTGCCGAGCTTGCCGAGGTCGACCTCGATCAGATCTGTGTAGTTCACGCGCCGCACGCCCCCGTTCGGTACATGGCAAAGCCTTCTACTTGAAGTAGCCGTCGAGGCTGGAGACGGAGATGGCGGAGCCGTCCCGGTTGCGCACTTCCGCGGCGATCTTCGCGTCGTCGTGACTGTGCAGCTTCTTCGAGTAGTCGAGGTGGTTGGAGATGTGGGCACAGGCCTGGAGGACGGACTTCACCTGGCTCGTCCACAGCTCCACCGTGGTCTCGAGCTCACCGCCGGCCCCGAAGTGATGGCTCTTCAGCTCGGCGGCGGCCTGCATGGTGGACCCGGAGCCGTGCTCGTCCGCGCCGGCGCCCGCGATGTCGACCTGCTTGCCCAGCCGTGTGTGCAGCGAGAACGCCTCGTGCCCGACGGCCCCGAGATCGTCCTGCCGCACGATGAGATCGCCTCCTCCACCGCCGCCGGGAGGCGCCTGGTTGAGCTGCATACCGGCGTCCCGTCGCTGGGCGGCCTCGCCTTTGAGCTGCTCCCACTCGTCCCATGCCATCGATGAACCCGCCTTCCCCCGTGTCGTGTTGGCCGGGTGATTGGCCCCCCCTCTCAGACACTGACCGGGCGTCGGCGGTTGCGGGCCGACGGGTAGTACGCGGAAGACCGGATGGGCTCCGTCCTTCCGCGGAGCCCATTCAACTAGCGAATCACTGTGTGAAGTTGAAGGACGTCTGGCTTGTGGTGTGGGCTCACGCGGCCGCCGTCACGCGCTCGCAGAAGCCGACTCCGCCGTCACCCCCGACTCCGTCTCCGCCCCCGCCTCGGTCCCGGTTCCCGCCTCCGTCACATCGCTCCCGCCGCGCACCGCCACCCTCCGTGCCCACACGTAGTACACCGGCGCCGTCACCACCAGTCCCACGAGCCACGACAGGTCCGCGCCGCCGAGGGGTGCTACCAGCGGTCCCGTGTACAGCGACGTGGCGACGAAGGGGAGTTGGACCGCGATGCCGATCGCGTACGACGTCAGGGCCACCGGGTTGAAGCGGCCGTAGCGTCCGCCGTCGGGAGCGAAGAGGTCGCCGAGTGCGTAGCGCCCGCGGTGGACGAGGTAGAAGTCGATCAGGTTGATCGCCGTCCAGGGGACGAGGACGACGAGCAGGACCAGTACGAGGTTCACGAAGCTGGAGACGAAGTCGCTGGACAGGGCCGTCGCGATGATCAGCGCGGCCACGAGGACCACCACGGAGACGACGCCGCGTGCCCTCTGGCGCGGGGTCCACGCGGGGCGGAACGTCTGGCAGATGGTGATCAGCGACAGCACCGCGCCGTAGAGGTTGAGCGCGTTGTGGTTGATGACCGAGAAGAGGAACAGGAGCAGCACGACCGGGCCGAAGGCGCCCGCCGCGCTGTCGAAGCCCGCCACCGTGTCGTCCGTGCCGGGCGACGCGAGGCCGATCACCGTGCCCGCGAGGAACGGCAGCGTCGAGCCGAGACACGAACCCCAGTACGTGGCCCAGAAGGTCGACGCCGTACGGACGGTGCGCGGCAGGTAGCGCGAGTAGTCGGAGACGTACGGGGCGAAGGCCAGCTGCCACAGGGCGCTCAGGGAAACCGTCGCGAGCCAGCCCGCGAACGTGAACGAGCCCGCTGAGAAGAAGCCGTCGGGCAGGCCGCGCCCGACCACCACGGCGAGGCCGACCAGGACGCCCGCACCGAGCACCCACGTCGCGATCTTGTTGAGAGTGTGGATGAGGCGGTAGCCGACCCAGCAGATCAGGGCCGAGCCGAGCGCCCCGAGCACGATGCCCGCGTCGACCGGCACCGCGGGCGCGAGGCCGTGCAGGGATTTGCCGGCCAGGATGATGTTCGAGGCGAAGAAGCCGATGTACATCGCCGCCGCCACGACCACGATCAGCAGGGCGCCCACGCTGCCGAACTGCGCCCGGCTCTGGATCATCTGCGGGACGCCGAGCTGCGGGCCCTGCGCCGAGTGCAGCGCCATGAAGACGGCGCCGACGAGCTGGCCGACCAGGATCGCGAGGACGCTGGACCAGAACGACTGGTGGAACACCTGGACGCCCATGGCACCGGTGACCAGCGGCAACGGCGCGATGTTCGTGCCGAACCACATCGTGAACAGGTCGCGGACGCGGCCGTGGCGCTCGTTCTCGGGGACGTGGTCGATGGTGTGCTGCTCCACCGAGGGAGATGCAGAAGCGGAAGCAGCGGGGGAAGGGGACGGGGACGGGTCTGTCATGTGGGACTCCCTGTCTGAGCGGGGCGGGGGGAGTACGGGGGCGGCGTTGGTCGGGGGAGTCTCGCCACGGTTTCGGTCAACGGTCAAACATCGATTTCCCGGGAGTTACATCTGATTTCGAGATGCAGACAGCTCGCGGGCGCCCGGGGCACAATCCCGCCATGGCCAAGGACGCGAACTTCACCCTCGTGCAGCTGCGGTACTTCCTCGCCGCCGCCGAGCTCGGCAGCATGACCGCCGCCGCGCACCGCATCAACGTCTCGCAGTCCGCCGTCTCCACCGCCGTGCACCACCTGGAGCGCGAGCTCGGCGTGCAGCTCCTGATCCGCCGGCACGCGAAGGGCTTGGAACTGACGGCCGCGGGGGAGCGGTTCCTGCACGAGCTGCGCGGCTTCCTCACGCACGCCGACGAGCTCGCCGAGTCGGCCAGGAGCCTGGGCGCCGACCTCGTCGGCGAGCTGGCCGTGGGCTGCTTCCAGACCCTCGCCCCCTTCTATCTGCCCCGCCTGCTGCGGGAGTTCGGCGAGCGCCAGCCCGCCGTACGCGTCGAGGTCGTCGAGGGCGACATCCCGGCCGTGCAGGAGAGCCTGCGCACGGGCGCCTGCGAACTGGCGCTGCTCTACGACATGGATCTCGACGCCGACATCGAGTGCGAGGTCCTCGCGATGGCCCCGCCCTACGCCCTCGTCCCCGAGGGGCACCGGCTCGCGGGCGGTGGCCGGGCCCGTCTCGCCGACCTCGCGGACGAGCCGATGATCCTGCTCGACCTGCCCGCGAGCCGGGACTACTTCCGCTCCGTCGCGGCCAAGGCCGGCGTCGAACCGCGCATCAGCCACCGCACCCGCAGCTACGAGACCGTGCGCGCCCTGGTCGCCGCCGGATACGGCTGGTCGCTGCTCAACCAGAGGCCCGCGCACGACCGCACCTACGACGGGTCGAGCGTCGTCGCGCTGCCGCTCGCCGACCCCCTGCCCGCGCTCCCCGTCGTCCTGGCGAAGCTGCGCGGGGTCCGCCTGACAGGCCGCGCGCAGGCGTTCGCGACGGCCTGCAGGGAGGCTTTGCGCGCCTGAACGACCAGCTCAGGCCGATCATCTCCAAAACCAATGCAATAGCGCTAAAAGATCTGTTGTACGGATGCAGGTCCCGGCTCCCATAGTGGTCCCACCACAGCCCACTCGCTCCGAGGGAGGCCGCTCGTGACCATTGCTCCGGACCAACTCCTCACATCCCGCCAGGACTTCGTGGCAGCGATGGGGAACGCCGCGACGGGCGTGACCGTTGTCTCCACAGAAGGACCGGCCGGTCGCTTCGCCCAGACCGTCTCCGCCATGTGCTCCGTCTCCGCCGACCCGCCCTCGCTGCTGGTGTGTGTGAACGAGCGGAGCCCCCTCGCCGCGGCCGCCGTGCGCAACGGCGTCATCGCCGTGAGCGTCCTCGCCGCCGGCCAGGCCCACGTCTCCGACGTGTTCGCGGGCCGCCCCGCCCGCGGCAGCGGCCCGTACGACTTCGACAGCGCCGAGTGGGACGTGCTCGCCACCGGCGCCCCCGTCCTGCGCGGCGCGGCCGCCGCCTTCGACTGCCGGCTGGCCGACTCCGTCACGCAGGGCACCCACCAGGTCCTGTTCGGCGCGGTCGTCGCCTCCGCGGTGTCCGGCGCGCACCCCCTCGTCCACCACGCCCGTACGTATGCCACCCCGAGCCCCCTCAACTCCCTCAAGGAGCACGGCGCATGATCCGCACCGGAGACCAGTACCGCGAGTCGATCCGCGACGGCCGCGACGTATGGATGAACGGCGAGAAGGTCACCGACGTGACCACGCACCCCGCGTTCAAGCCGCTGGTCGACATACGCGCCCGGATCTACGACATGGCGCACGACCCGGAGACCCGGGACTCCATGACGTACAAGGACGAGACGACCGGTGAGGTCAACGCGATCCAGCAGAAGCCGCCGCGCACCCGCGAGGACTGGGACGCGAAGCGGGCCGCGACGGACGCCGTGCTGAGCGACGTCGGCGGTGTCGTGACCCGCGTCGGTGACGAGACGATCGGTGAGGTCTGGTCGCTCATCGACGGCCAGGACGTCCTCAACGCGATCAACCCCGCGTACGCGGAGAACGTCAAGCGGCACATCGACCACGCGCTGTACGCCGACCCCTTCCACGTCTCCGCGAACACCGACCCGAAGGGCGACCGCTCCAAGCGCCCCCAGGACCAGGACCCGGACATGCTCCTGCATGTGGTGCGGGAGACGGACAGCGGCATCGTCGTGCGCGGCGCCAAGTACGAGACGGCCGCCGCCTACTCGAACCAGGCGTTCACGAAGCCGACCATCGCGAACTGGGGCGACTCCGAACTCTCCGACTACGCCCTCGGGTTCATCGCCGACATGGGCTCGCCCGGCCTGAAGTACATCTGCCGTACGGGCTTCGCCGGTACGAAGCCGCCCGCCGACTACCCGGTCTCCAGCCGCTTCGACGAGGTCGACACCCTGGTCGTCTTCGACGACGTCGAGATCCCCTGGGAGAACGTCCTCTTCTACCGGGACACCAAGGCCGCCACCTTCATCCGCGCCACGCTCCACCGCTACAGCGCGTTCGCGTTCACGCAGCGCAATCTGCGGCTCGCGGACCTGATGATCGGCGCCGCGCTGTGGAACGTGAAGCAGACCGGCCTGGAGAAGCAGCAGGCCGTGCAGGAGAAGCTCGCGACGCTGGCCTGCTACCGCGAGGGCATCAACGCGCACCTGACCGCGTCCATCGCGATGGCGGAGCCCAGCCCCGGCGGGCTCCTCATGCCGAACCAGTCGCTCCTGTACACCGGCCGCGTCCTGGCCTGCTCGCAGCTGCACGAGATGATGCACATCGCGCGCGAGCTGTGCGGCGGCCAGATCTGCATCACGCCCGACAAGGCGTCCTTCGACCACCCGGACACCAAGCCGTGGCTCGACAAGTTCTACTCGATCAACGAGCACTGGGTCGCCGAGGACCGCCGCAAGCTCCTCGCGTACGCCCGTGACCTGCTCAACTCGGACTACGCGGGCCACCGCCTGACGTTCCAGCTCTTCGCGCAGTCCCCGCCGTTCGCGCACCTCGGCGCGGTGTACCGCAACTTCGACTGGGAGGGCCCGCTCGACCTGGTGAAGGACGCGGCCGGTCTCAGCGACAACGTGCTGGGCACCCTCGGGAGGAAGGCCAAGTGACGACCCACCGGCGCATCCGCCCCTTCAACACGGCGGACACGTACCCCGAGCAGGACCTGTCCAACGACCTCGCGCAGGCGGTCGTCGCCGACGGCACGGTCTATCTGCGCGGCCAGATCGGCCAGGATCTCGACACGCGCGAGAACGTCGGCGTCGGGGACGTGGCCGCCCAGGCCGAGAAGGCCATGGCGAACATCGCGATGCTCCTGGAGGAGTCCGGCAGCCGCCTGGAGGACATCGTCAAGATCACCGTCTATCTGACGGACATCCGCTTCCGCGAGCCCGTCTACCGCGTCATGGGCCGCCGGCTCAAGGGTGTCCACTACGTCTCCACGGGCCTCGTAGTCTCGGCGCTGGCCCGCCCGGAATGGCTCGTCGAGATCGACGCGACGGCCGTCATCCCGAAGGAGCGCCGATGACGTTCTCGATCGCCGCGCGGTGCCCGCGCACGGGCCGGTTCGGGGTGGCCGTCACCTCGTCCTCGCCGGCCGTCGCCGCGCGCTGCGCGCACGTACGGCCCGGAGTGGGCGCGGTCTGCTCGCAGAACGTCACCGACCCGCGCCTCGGCACCCGCCTGCTCGACCTCCTGGAATCCGGGGTGCCCGCAAAGACGGCCGTGCGTGAAGTGGCGGCCCAACCTCACGCAGAATGGCGGCAGTTGACCGCCGTCGGTGCTTCGGGTCCCGGCGCGGTCTTCTCGGGCGCGCGCACCCTCGGCACGTACGCGGAGGCGGTCGGCCCCGACGCCGTGGCCGCGGGGAACCTCCTGTCGGGCTCCGGCGTCCCCCGGGCGGTACTCGACGCGTTCACGGGCGCGGACCCCGAGGCTCCGCTCGCCCGCCGCCTCGTCGACGCCCTCACGGCGGGCGCGGCGGCGGGCGGCGAGGCGGGACCCGTCCATTCGGCCGGACTCCTCGTCGTCGACGTACAGCAGTGGCCGGTGACGGACCTGCGCGTCGACTGGACCGAGGGCGACCCGATCGCCGAGCTCGCGCACCTGTGGAAACTGTGGGAGCCGCAGGAGGAGGCGTACGTGCAGCGGGCCCTCGCCCCGGACGCGGCGCCGAACTACGGCGTGCCGGGGGACGAGTGAGGCCCGTGCGCGAGGCGGTCGCGAAGGCGTCGCCCGAACTCCTCGCCCTGAGCCACCGCATCCACGCGAACCCCGAGGTGGCGTGGGAGGAGGAGAAGGCGGCGCGCTGGACCGCGTACGCCCTCGACGACCTCGGCTACGACGTCGTGACCGGCACCGCGGGCCTGCCCACCGCCTTCACCGCCACCGTCGGCAGCGGCCCGCTCCACCTCGCGATCTGCGCCGAGTACGACGCACTGCCCGGCCTCGGCCACGCCTGCGGGCACAACGTCATCGCGGCGGCGGCGGTGGGCGCCGCGGCCGGACTGGCGCCGGTGGCGGACGAGTTGGGACTCAAGGTCACCGTCTTCGGCACCCCGGCCGAGGAGGGCGGCGGCGGCAAGATCCTCATGCTGGAGCGCGGCGCCTTCGACGGGGTGCACGCGGCGATGATGGTGCACCCCGGTCCCGCGGACGTCGCCGAGGCCGACCCGTACGCGGTCGCGCACCTCAAGGTCCGCTTCCACGGCAAGGCGGCGCACGCGGCGGCCTACCCGGAGCAGGGCCGCAACGCGGCGGACGCGTTCACGGTCGCCCAGGTCGCCATCGGCCTCCTGCGCCAGCAGCTCCCCTCCACGACGCGCGTGCACGGCATGGTGACGCGCGGCGGGGAGGCCCCGAACGCGATCCCGGAGCTGACCGAGGGCCGCTGGTACGTGCGCGCGGGCAGCCTTGAGGAGCTGTCCGCGCTCCAGCCGCGCGTCGAGAGGTGCTTCGAGGCCGGCGCGCTCGCCTCGGCCTGCGACCTGGAGATCGAGCCGGAGTCCCGCCCGTACTCGGAGTTCCGCAACGACGCCGCGATGCTGGCCGTCTACCGCCGTACGGCCGAGTCCCTCGGCCGTACGTTCGACAGCTCCGGATCCCCGGCGGCCCGGATGAACCGCGCCTCCACGGACATGGGTAACGTCTCCCGCGTCCTGCCCGCCATCCACCCGTA
The DNA window shown above is from Streptomyces sp. NBC_01445 and carries:
- a CDS encoding purine-cytosine permease family protein — its product is MTDPSPSPSPAASASASPSVEQHTIDHVPENERHGRVRDLFTMWFGTNIAPLPLVTGAMGVQVFHQSFWSSVLAILVGQLVGAVFMALHSAQGPQLGVPQMIQSRAQFGSVGALLIVVVAAAMYIGFFASNIILAGKSLHGLAPAVPVDAGIVLGALGSALICWVGYRLIHTLNKIATWVLGAGVLVGLAVVVGRGLPDGFFSAGSFTFAGWLATVSLSALWQLAFAPYVSDYSRYLPRTVRTASTFWATYWGSCLGSTLPFLAGTVIGLASPGTDDTVAGFDSAAGAFGPVVLLLFLFSVINHNALNLYGAVLSLITICQTFRPAWTPRQRARGVVSVVVLVAALIIATALSSDFVSSFVNLVLVLLVVLVPWTAINLIDFYLVHRGRYALGDLFAPDGGRYGRFNPVALTSYAIGIAVQLPFVATSLYTGPLVAPLGGADLSWLVGLVVTAPVYYVWARRVAVRGGSDVTEAGTGTEAGAETESGVTAESASASA
- a CDS encoding LysR family transcriptional regulator, which translates into the protein MAKDANFTLVQLRYFLAAAELGSMTAAAHRINVSQSAVSTAVHHLERELGVQLLIRRHAKGLELTAAGERFLHELRGFLTHADELAESARSLGADLVGELAVGCFQTLAPFYLPRLLREFGERQPAVRVEVVEGDIPAVQESLRTGACELALLYDMDLDADIECEVLAMAPPYALVPEGHRLAGGGRARLADLADEPMILLDLPASRDYFRSVAAKAGVEPRISHRTRSYETVRALVAAGYGWSLLNQRPAHDRTYDGSSVVALPLADPLPALPVVLAKLRGVRLTGRAQAFATACREALRA
- a CDS encoding flavin reductase family protein codes for the protein MTIAPDQLLTSRQDFVAAMGNAATGVTVVSTEGPAGRFAQTVSAMCSVSADPPSLLVCVNERSPLAAAAVRNGVIAVSVLAAGQAHVSDVFAGRPARGSGPYDFDSAEWDVLATGAPVLRGAAAAFDCRLADSVTQGTHQVLFGAVVASAVSGAHPLVHHARTYATPSPLNSLKEHGA
- a CDS encoding 4-hydroxyphenylacetate 3-hydroxylase family protein, translated to MIRTGDQYRESIRDGRDVWMNGEKVTDVTTHPAFKPLVDIRARIYDMAHDPETRDSMTYKDETTGEVNAIQQKPPRTREDWDAKRAATDAVLSDVGGVVTRVGDETIGEVWSLIDGQDVLNAINPAYAENVKRHIDHALYADPFHVSANTDPKGDRSKRPQDQDPDMLLHVVRETDSGIVVRGAKYETAAAYSNQAFTKPTIANWGDSELSDYALGFIADMGSPGLKYICRTGFAGTKPPADYPVSSRFDEVDTLVVFDDVEIPWENVLFYRDTKAATFIRATLHRYSAFAFTQRNLRLADLMIGAALWNVKQTGLEKQQAVQEKLATLACYREGINAHLTASIAMAEPSPGGLLMPNQSLLYTGRVLACSQLHEMMHIARELCGGQICITPDKASFDHPDTKPWLDKFYSINEHWVAEDRRKLLAYARDLLNSDYAGHRLTFQLFAQSPPFAHLGAVYRNFDWEGPLDLVKDAAGLSDNVLGTLGRKAK
- a CDS encoding RidA family protein, with translation MTTHRRIRPFNTADTYPEQDLSNDLAQAVVADGTVYLRGQIGQDLDTRENVGVGDVAAQAEKAMANIAMLLEESGSRLEDIVKITVYLTDIRFREPVYRVMGRRLKGVHYVSTGLVVSALARPEWLVEIDATAVIPKERR
- a CDS encoding DUF1028 domain-containing protein, producing MTFSIAARCPRTGRFGVAVTSSSPAVAARCAHVRPGVGAVCSQNVTDPRLGTRLLDLLESGVPAKTAVREVAAQPHAEWRQLTAVGASGPGAVFSGARTLGTYAEAVGPDAVAAGNLLSGSGVPRAVLDAFTGADPEAPLARRLVDALTAGAAAGGEAGPVHSAGLLVVDVQQWPVTDLRVDWTEGDPIAELAHLWKLWEPQEEAYVQRALAPDAAPNYGVPGDE
- a CDS encoding M20 family metallopeptidase, which gives rise to MRPVREAVAKASPELLALSHRIHANPEVAWEEEKAARWTAYALDDLGYDVVTGTAGLPTAFTATVGSGPLHLAICAEYDALPGLGHACGHNVIAAAAVGAAAGLAPVADELGLKVTVFGTPAEEGGGGKILMLERGAFDGVHAAMMVHPGPADVAEADPYAVAHLKVRFHGKAAHAAAYPEQGRNAADAFTVAQVAIGLLRQQLPSTTRVHGMVTRGGEAPNAIPELTEGRWYVRAGSLEELSALQPRVERCFEAGALASACDLEIEPESRPYSEFRNDAAMLAVYRRTAESLGRTFDSSGSPAARMNRASTDMGNVSRVLPAIHPYLGINSLPAVNHQKEFAAACVTPDADRAVLDGALGMALTAVALAGDDGERARLTAPGSR